The proteins below are encoded in one region of Mangifera indica cultivar Alphonso chromosome 7, CATAS_Mindica_2.1, whole genome shotgun sequence:
- the LOC123220181 gene encoding protein GAMETE EXPRESSED 2-like isoform X4: MGFVSCHFLVEGQMHPSVSVVSWMGGVNEFEAGTKATLLILPKDAFGNNVSSTSKEPSSFNFIVSVCQANGSFINMPNVTNVGWNEAGYIVLEFIASIAGDLSLRMEGGNQTLNGSPLPFKVNPGALDISSCEAKLKYEVSAWQIFSKMEVFIHQHDQYRNLVPGLYAFDADIVEKETNLSIPVVDFHFEEVVPGIQLLSFTIQESGNFLLTISDMKHSISISNMPFAYSVFVGYCDGLSSVVNGSGLNGSIAGEIAVFSVYLNDNFQFPSPVEIEMLKVQIIRENDSYQIRPSILPTQIVNGSGSTEKLSNGSIDQLEIALAPSIDQTNTSSENSKVLASAFDVTYIPERSGTYNTLVLCGNIFLNGGYPFRMEVKAGDVNMSLSGVVKFSPKVPMLITHEVVVQLLDSISNPVLSQQSRLKLEITSINNSGFSSWMFVDNNDGSYSVRYLAMEVGTYKMCVSLDGRCFSPFQVHVYSSQYFPKAYDDIVSVWEDESIAFDALANDYYAGDQANLVEFSNPGFGSLLHFGQIFRYTPYKDYIGNDSFSYTISDVNGNLATAAVNISVLSIPPQFVSFPTQLLATEDLMSPRIGGFTGLGIRYSELKENISVTLSAKSGTVFLSSLLMQFWQPSMWSGLSVRNGNETVKDLILEGSIDVINFTLQSIQYLGNENFYGEDTIRISARNRNGKNDLDIPISVEPVNDPPFIQVPEYIVLNATGDESLIFNRERDKFNFSIGDPDMQKYPGGPSRFVVAFSMEVSDGLLLSSLPAELISVTEVKLKDSYLWQPVQTYVTISKHFMVQASGIRFQASINDCNTVMQQLFYHGQEHNTLLTLKVNDMGRYGCYPDYAEKFFVPLSAEANVTLIRKRPMSSLAAHTLGSAIIIEFIMVLSLGVVLLLFTCKCAILLVNERRHGDAKNSKLSRMQSSNTQTASRTKLLLHAHSFEASADQCIGSGQLKEAD, encoded by the exons ATGGGATTTGTTTCATGTCATTTTCTGGTTGAAGGGCAAATGCATCCATCTGTCTCTGTTGTTTCATGGATGGGTGGTGTGAATGAGTTTGAAGCGGGGACAAAAGCTACCCTTTTGATTCTTCCTAAAGATGCATTTGGAAATAATGTTTCTTCGACAAGCAAAGAACCAAGTTCTTTTAATTTCATAGTGTCTGTATGTCAGGCAAATGGTTCCTTTATTAACATGCCAAATGTTACTAACGTGGGTTGGAATGAAGCTGGTTACATCGTCTTAGAGTTTATTGCTAGTATAGCCGGGGACCTTTCATTGCGCATGGAAGGGGGAAATCAAACATTGAATGGCTCTCCACTACCATTCAAGGTCAATCCAG GAGCACTGGACATTTCCAGTTGTGAGGCCAAATTGAAATATGAAGTGTCTGCCTGGCAGATTTTTTCCAAGATGGAAGTATTTATACACCAGCATGATCAATATAGGAACCTTGTTCCAGGATTGTATGCATTTGATGCTGATATTGTTGAGAAAGAGACAAATTTGTCTATACCAGTTGTAGATTTTCACTTTGAAGAAGTGGTTCCAGGAATTCAGTTGCTTTCTTTTACCATACAGGAATCTGGAAACTTCTTGCTCACAATATCTGATATGAAGCATAGTATAAGCATCTCCAACATGCCTTTTGCTTATTCTGTCTTTGTAG GATATTGTGATGGATTAAGCAGTGTTGTCAACGGCTCTGGTTTAAATGGTTCCATTGCTGGGGAAATTGCAGTCTTCTCAGTTTATTtgaatgacaattttcaattcCCATCTCCGGTTGAAATAGAAATGCTTAAAGTACAAATTATAAGGGAAAACGACTCTTATCAAATACGGCCAAGTATATTACCCACACAGATTGTAAATG GGAGTGGATCTACTGAAAAGCTGAGTAATGGTTCTATTGATCAGTTAGAAATTGCTCTGGCACCCTCTATTGATCAGACTAACACT TCTTCAGAGAACTCAAAAGTTCTGGCCAGTGCTTTTGATGTTACTTATATTCCTGAAAGGAGTGGTACTTATAATACTCTGGTACTCTgtggaaatatttttttaaatggtggTTATCCATTCAGAATGGAAGTCAAAGCAG GAGATGTGAATATGTCACTCTCGGGAGTTGTGAAGTTTAGTCCTAAGGTGCCAATGCTGATTACACATGAGGTAGTGGTCCAGCTACTGGATTCAATTTCCAATCCTGTCTTGTCACAACAGTCGAGGCTGAAACTGGAGATTACTTCAATAAACAATTCTGGCTTTTCAAGTTGGATGTTCGTGGATAACAATGATGGTTCATACAGCGTTCGATATCTGGCTATGGAAGTAGGTACCTACAAGATGTGTGTTTCGTTGGATGGCAGATGTTTCTCACCTTTCCAGGTTCATGTGTACAGCA GTCAATATTTTCCTAAAGCATATGATGATATAGTGTCTGTTTGGGAGGATGAGTCGATTGCTTTTGATGCTTTGGCTAATGACTACTATGCCGGGGATCAGGCAAACCTTGTTGAATTCTCCAAC CCTGGTTTTGGTTCACTTCTACATTTTGGGCAGATCTTCAGATATACCCCTTACAAAGATTATATTGGGAATGATTCTTTTTCATACACAATATCTGATGTCAATGGTAACCTTGCCACTGCTGCTGTCAACATTTCTGTTCTCAGTATCCCACCACAGTTTGTTTCCTTTCCTACTCAATTGCTAGCAACTGAAGACTTGATGAGTCCCAGGATCGG TGGTTTCACTGGGTTAGGGATTAGATATTCAGAATTGAAGGAGAACATTTCTGTCACTCTCAGTGCAAAGTCTGGGACTGTATTCTTGTCTTCTTTGCTAATGCAGTTTTGGCAACCATCAATGTGGAGTGGACTTTCTGTAAGGAATGGCAATGAAACCGTGAAGGATTTGATCTTAGAAGGCAGTATAGATGTCATCAATTTTACCCTTCAGTCAATCCAATATCTTGG AAATGAAAACTTTTATGGGGAGGATACCATTCGAATATCTGCCAGAAACAGAAACGGGAAAAATGATTTGGATATTCCAATTTCTGTGGAGCCTGTTAATGATCCTCCATTCATTCAAGTCCCCGAATACATTGTTCTAAATGCTACTGGAGATGAGTCACTGATATTCAACAGAGAAAGAGACAAGTTCAATTTCAGCATTGGGGATCCAGATATGCAAAAGTATCCAG GCGGTCCATCTCGCTTCGTGGTGGCATTTTCCATGGAAGTTAGTGATGGATTATTGCTATCCAGTCTACCAGCTGAGCTCATCAGTGTAACTGAAGTGAAGCTAAAGGACAGTTATCTATGGCAACCCGTTCAGACCTATGTCACcatttcaaaacattttatggTCCAAGCCAGTGGAATTAGATTTCAGGCATCAATAAATGACTGCAACACTGTAATGCAACAGCTCTTTTATCAT GGTCAGGAACATAACACCCTTTTGACACTGAAAGTGAACGACATGGGGCGTTATGGTTGTTATCCAGACTACGCTGAAAAGTTCTTTGTGCCTCTATCTGCAGAGGCTAATGTAACTTTGATCAGAAAAAGGCCAATGAGTTCATTGGCAGCTCATA CCTTAGGATCAGCTATAATCATTGAATTCATTATGGTGCTTTCTCTTGGAGTTGTACTTCTTCTCTTCACTTGCAAATGTGCAATTCTTCTGGTGAATGAGAGAAGACATGGTGATGCCAAAAACTCAAAGCTTTCCAGGATGCAGAGTTCGAATACACAAACTGCT TCAAGAACAAAGCTACTGCTTCATGCTCATTCCTTTGAAGCTTCTGCTGATCAATGCATAGGCTCTGGCCAGTTGAAGGAAGCAGACTGA